One Glycine max cultivar Williams 82 chromosome 3, Glycine_max_v4.0, whole genome shotgun sequence DNA window includes the following coding sequences:
- the LAX4 gene encoding auxin transporter-like protein 4, with amino-acid sequence MLSQKQGEDAIITNLNHTEHEGGSTSTREEEEQDHSMFNFKSLLWHGGSVWDAWFSCASNQVAQVLLTLPYSFAQLGMVSGILLQIFYGLIGSWTAYLVSVLYIEYRTRKEKENVSFKNHVIQWFEVLDGLLGRYWKAVGLAFNCTFLLFGSVIQLIACASNIYYINDKLYKRTWTYIFGACCAFTVFIPSFHNYRIWSFLGLGMTTYTAWYLAIAAILHGQVENVTHSGPTKLILYFTGATNILYTFGGHAVTVEIMHAMWQPRKFKSIYFLATLYVFTLTIPSAVAVYWSFGDQLLDHSNAFSLLPKNVFRDAAVILMLIHQFITFGFACTPLYFVWEKVIGMHDTKSIWLRALARFPVVLPIWFLAIIFPFFGPINSAVGSLLVSFTVYIIPALAHMLTYRNASARQNAAEKPPFFMPSWTAMYVFNAFIIGWVLVVGFGLGGWASMINLINQIDTFGLFAKCYQCPEPPPPAGAPPPLTHPVVEGGVDLVEPWAPPNLLKII; translated from the exons ATGTTGTCTCAGAAGCAAGGAGAGGACGCAATAATCACAAACCTCAACCACACAGAACATGAAGGTGGCAGCACGAGCACAAGGGAAGAAGAGGAGCAAGACCATTCCATGTTCAACTTCAAGAGCCTTTTATGGCATGGTGGTTCTGTTTGGGATGCATGGTTCAGCTGTGCTTCAAatcaa GTAGCTCAAGTGCTTTTGACACTGCCATACTCCTTCGCTCAACTTGGCATGGTATCAGGCATCTTACTTCAGATCTTCTATGGCCTTATTGGAAGCTGGACTGCTTATCTAGTCAGTGTCCTCTACATAGAGTACCGCACCaggaaggaaaaggaaaatgtCAGCTTCAAGAACCACGTTATTCAG TGGTTCGAGGTCCTTGATGGGTTACTTGGTCGATATTGGAAAGCAGTGGGGCTAGCCTTCAACTGTACTTTCCTCCTATTTGGATCTGTGATACAGCTTATAGCATGTGCAAG TAACATCTATTACATAAACGACAAATTGTATAAACGGACATGGACTTATATTTTTGGAGCTTGCTGTGCATTCACTGTGTTCATACCTTCCTTCCACAATTACCGTATATGGTCTTTTTTGGGCCTTGGAATGACCACTTACACGGCTTGGTACCTTGCTATTGCAGCCATCCTTCATGGCCAG GTAGAAAATGTTACACACTCCGGTCCAACAAAGCTAATACTATACTTCACTGGAGCCACTAACATACTCTACACGTTTGGAGGACATGCTGTGACTGT GGAGATTATGCATGCCATGTGGCAGCCCCGAAAGTTCAAATCCATCTACTTTCTGGCCACTTTGTACGTTTTCACTCTAACGATCCCTTCTGCCGTCGCCGTTTATTGGTCTTTCGGTGATCAGCTCCTTGACCACTCAAATGCATTCTCTCTGCTCCCCAAGAATGTCTTCCGTGACGCCGCCGTCATCCTCATGCTCATTCACCAG TTCATCACATTTGGATTTGCGTGCACCCCATTATATTTTGTGTGGGAGAAGGTGATTGGGATGCACGACACAAAGAGCATTTGGTTAAGGGCACTTGCACGGTTTCCAGTGGTGCTACCTATATGGTTCTTGGCCATaatcttccctttctttgggccCATAAATTCAGCTGTTGGATCTCTACTCGTTAGCTTCACTGTCTACATCATCCCTGCCCTAGCCCACATGCTCACTTATAGAAATGCCTCAGCCAGACAG AATGCTGCAGAGAAGCCTCCTTTCTTCATGCCAAGCTGGACTGCAATGTATGTCTTCAATGCATTCATTATTGGATGGGTTTTGGTGGTTGGATTTGGGCTTGGAGGATGGGCCAGCATGATCAACTTGATAAACCAAATTGACACATTTGGACTTTTTGCCAAATGCTACCAATGCCCTGAACCACCGCCACCTGCTGGAGCACCACCCCCTCTTACCCATCCAGTGGTGGAGGGAGGGGTTGACCTTGTAGAACCATGGGCACCTCCAAACTTGTTGAAGATTATTTAA